A genomic region of Magnolia sinica isolate HGM2019 chromosome 6, MsV1, whole genome shotgun sequence contains the following coding sequences:
- the LOC131248344 gene encoding NAC domain-containing protein 7-like produces MNTFSQVPPGFRFHPTDEELVDYYLRKKIASRRIDLDVIKDIDLYKIEPWDLQEKCKIGTEEQNEWYFFSHKDKKYPTGTRTNRATTAGFWKATGRDKAIYSKHNLIGMRKTLVFYKGRAPNGQKSDWIMHEYRLETNENGTTQEEGWVVCRVFKKRITAMQKASEHESPCWYDDQLSFMPESDSPKRLNHDVGYHQSFSCKQELELHYLMPHDPFFQLPQLESPKLPNSAPTVSCNSISAYGLDINQRSTLQSSSLSQEEQMQQTHRHQLNPLYNNTSEQAVDQVTDWRVLHKFVASQLSQDDVSKDPNFSNGADVFQPSDNLELLIGQSDKPDAAAEYASTSTSSCQIDLWK; encoded by the exons ATGAATACCTTTTCACAAGTTCCCCCAGGTTTTCGGTTCCATCCGACTGATGAGGAACTTGTCGATTACTATCTTAGAAAGAAAATTGCTTCTAGAAGGATTGATCTAGATGTAATCAAAGACATTGATCTATACAAAATTGAGCCATGGGATCTTCAAG AAAAATGTAAGATAGGTACAGAAGAGCAGAATGAATGGTATTTCTTTAGCCACAAAGATAAGAAGTATCCAACAGGAACTCGTACAAATAGAGCCACAACAGCAGGGTTTTGGAAGGCAACGGGAAGAGATAAGGCCATATATTCAAAGCATAACTTGATTGGCATGAGGAAGACCTTAGTCTTTTACAAGGGTCGGGCCCCAAATGGGCAAAAATCGGATTGGATAATGCATGAGTATCGGCTTGAAACAAATGAAAATGGGACGACTCAG GAAGAGGGTTGGGTAGTATGTCGGGTATTCAAGAAGCGGATAACGGCAATGCAAAAGGCAAGTGAGCATGAGTCACCTTGCTGGTACGATGACCAACTCTCCTTCATGCCAGAATCTGATTCTCCCAAGAGGTTAAACCATGATGTGGGATATCACCAGTCCTTTTCATGCAAGCAAGAGCTTGAGCTGCATTACCTTATGCCCCATGATCCCTTCTTCCAGCTACCTCAATTGGAGAGCCCCAAACTTCCGAATTCTGCTCCTACAGTAAGCTGCAATTCCATCTCTGCCTACGGCCTTGACATCAACCAAAGAAGCACTCTCCAGTCGTCTTCCCTATCTCAAGAAGAACAGATGCAACAGACTCATCGACATCAGTTGAACCCATTATACAACAATACCTCTGAGCAAGCAGTCGACCAAGTGACAGATTGGCGGGTTCTTCACAAGTTTGTGGCCTCTCAACTTAGCCAAGACGATGTTTCAAAGGACCCCAACTTCTCAAATGGAGCCGATGTCTTTCAACCTTCCGACAACTTGGAACTCCTTATTGGGCAGTCCGACAAGCCAGATGCAGCAGCAGAATATGCATCCACGTCCACCTCCAGCTGCCAAATAGATCTATGGAAGTGA